In the genome of Brachypodium distachyon strain Bd21 chromosome 3, Brachypodium_distachyon_v3.0, whole genome shotgun sequence, the window GGatagaaatttgaatgaaatGGCATGATCAATTGGGATGGAATAGCACGGAAATTGAGGAAACCGTGATGATCGTTGAACACCCCTAGTCCAGGACATGTAGTTTTTAGCTGTGGCAAATAAGATAACTAAAAACAGTATTTGCAAGTGTGTTTTAGCATTGCTGTTGTATgcgtttttcaaaattatagTAGCACTAAAGAAGGTTCCTTCTATTCAATATCTTTATGGGGAAATAGGATACCCAAAGGAGTGAGTAAAGATTTCGTTTTATCAACAACGAAGGTAATACAAGAAATAGGATAGAATCTTTTAGTACTTCCTGTGGGTCTAAAAATGTTTTTACCTATCCGCATGAAACGGGAAATACTATgttatttccttttcttggaattttgggttaggctcAAGGctcaatctgaaattaatttctgaaaaatctcaaaagcccattcatagAGTGAgatgaggaagtgggaatagtcccaccttgctagtttagagagggttggaccaatatataaggtatgttgattctcacctcttgagcaagggaaatccccatgcgcgctcctcctccgccgccgcgccgcgcccgcgccgcgtttcgtggttcgagttcgagccaGGGCGgggtcgtgcttatctttttggcagtcggaatccgttgcggacgcgtaacaaatcccgataattgcggagtcggttttggtttcgAGTCGGTTTtcgtttcctaaaccgaaccgccgcctgcgtgcctatataataagacgaccgcggcctccggacgtaccacgccacaaccctaaccgtcacgcccacgatccaatctcgctgttcgccgccaactgttactccatcccgtcgactgcgtgcacagatcgctGGGAGAGGAGGCCtacggaaccccgaccttcgagatcctgcccgggagacggtcgataaggtttttggggagagttctcacgcgactgctcgcttcttcacgtccctgtttcgttggcatcttcatcaccaatggccgacgacctcggagatcccgcggctcaggctgccgctctagctcCGCAGCaacaggctgcccaactccaagcacaaTGCAGGCTGctcaactccaagcccaggcaactgctgctgcacaggcgcaatcgcaggcgctggccgctgcccaggaggtagtcaaggctgctgctgctgccagcatgaacatcgacgccgccggactcgtcaccgagctcaacaaacaaacacaagaaaagagtacaacACCGTACGTAATTTGCTTTTTCTTGTtaattttgattagtagttctattattcatgccgtgaaattagatgagttttattgctgtgcgttgctatttaatttgtctactttgcatgatataatatgttacatgttttacacattgtttttctagattaaatattcatcgaaattacctaattattcatcaatccaaaaaccttattcatGTAGGCAAGTTTCGATGTCTCAATTTGCTGTCGCATTGAAACCACCTGTGTTTACTGGACTACACTTTAAGAGGTGGCAGTATAAATGTCATATGTGGCTCGTGGCTATGGGCGCATGGTGGGCGGTACAACACGGGAAGACTCAAACAATTGCTCCTCAGCAGTTGTATGTTGaggcttgtgttgtagtcGTCGGTGCGATCTGTAGTGTGCTGGGAGATAAGCTCGTTGATGCTTATCTGCACTATCAGGAtgccaaagagttgtgggATGCGCTCGATGCTAAGTTTGGCGCATCTGACGCTGGCAGTGAGCTGTACGTCATGGAGCAGTTCTTTGACTATAAGATGGTTTCAAACCGATCTGTAGTGGAACAAACTCATGAGTTACTGACTATGGCTAAGGAActtgagcaattcaagtgtcCACTACCCGACAAGTTTGTCACCGGGGGCATCATCGCCAAGCTGTCTTCCTCGTGGAGGACTTTGCTACTtcactaaaacacaagagacaagaaatctttgtggagaacctgattgggactcttgatgttgaggagaaggcgagagcaaaagatgctgCCCCAAAGTCAACACACAAGAGGGTACGTCCACTGCCAACATGGTTCGGaggaacaaccacaacaacagtaacaacaaggGAAAGGAAAATGCATTCAACAATGCTGATCCAAAGAACACTACcactttcaagaagaagaagaagaaaggaggcaacaaggacaagAATCCTTGCTTTGTGTGCGGAGGACTCGGCCACTGGGCGAGTAACTGGAAGGAGCGCAAAGGAAGACAGATTCGGCAAAGTTTGCTAATTCGACCATTGGCAACAATGAAGATGCAGGCGGGTatggtaatttatttactgtattttttGTATGTTAGTCCACCGATTGGTGGGTCGATACAGGTGCAACtattcatgtgtgtgctgacatttccttgttttctccATATCAGGCCATCAGCTCCTCAGTGACGATGGGGAACAGCGCCcatgcttctgttcatggtgctggcacggtggatctgaagtttacttcgggaaAGATCGTGCAGCTGAGGAACGTGCAGCATGTGCCCTCCATTCAGAAGAATCTTGTTAGTGGATCCCTTCTTTGCAAGGACggatttaagttagtgtttgagtccaataaagttattgtgtctaagtatggacaatttattggtaaaggttatgagtgcggaggTTTGTTCCGCTTATCCCTTTCGGATATTTGTAATAAGGCCGTGAAAAGCGTCAATTCTATTAATAATGAGTCTAATGTTTGGCATTCACGActttgtcacattaattttggttgcatgatGCGATTAGCAAATCTGAGTTTAATCCCTAAAATCACTGTGGCTAAAGGTTCAAAGTGCCAAGCTTGTGTGCAAGTGAAGCAGCCTCGTAAGCCTCACAAGGCTGCTGAGGAGAGGAACCTAGCACCGTTAGAGGTCATACATTCTGATTTTTCTGAGATGAACGGTGTATTAACCAAAGGTGGAAAACGTTACTTTATGACTTTCATTGATGATGCAACTAGATTCtgttatgtgtatttattaaaatcaaaggatgacgcattgcattattttaagatctatAAAACTGAAGTTGAGatcaacttgagaagaaaattaaacgtttgcggtctgaccgcggtggagaatatttctccaatgagtttaattcattttgtgaggaacatggcataaTTCATGAGAGAACGCCTCCCTATTCGCCCCAGTCAAACGGGGTTGTTGAGAGGAAAAACCAcacgctgactgacttggtcAACGCTATGTTAGACACTGCTGGTTTATCCgaggcatggtggggggaggcgctattgacttcgtgtcatgtcctaaatcgtgttccaacaaaagataaagaagtcaCCCCATACGAGCTAtggaaaagaagagactcaCACTTTCTTACTAACAGATTTGGGGTTGTTTGGTGAAAGTCAATGTGCCAATTACCAAGAAACGTAATCTTGGACCAAAAACCGTTGATTGTGTCTTTCTTGGCTACGCACTTCGGAGTGTtggctatagattcttggttGTAAATTCTGGAGTACCTGACATGAGCGTCGGTACAATTATGGAGTCCAGGGATGCTACATTCTTTGAGGGCACAATGAGCTATGGTATACACTATACTGGGTACCCCAAGGTACTTGAGGGTtatagtgattcaaactggatatctgatgttgatgagctAAATGCCAtgagtggatatgtgttcacactcAGAGGGGCCGCTGTTTCAtggaagtcttgcaagcaaatgatcttaaccagatcaacaatggaagcagaactttcAGCATTAAATACATCCACGGTTGAAGCCGACTGGCTTCAtgagctcttgatggacttgccgattgttgaaaaaccaataccggcgattcttatgaactgtgacaatcaaactgtGATAGACAAAAtgaacagttctaaagataacatgaagtcatcaagacacGCCAGGAGACATCTGAAATCTgtcagagcaatgagaaattccggaataatagcattgggagatatcccaacggctaaaaatatggcagatccctttacaaAGGGTCTATCAACGAATGTGATAAAATCTGCAAcaagggagatggggttgcgACCCACGTGAGTTATCATTGCGGTAAAtcaacctatgtgatcggagatcccgtgaattaGGACCTGGGAAACAAGTCATTGGATAACTGAGGAGAGTGTACATTCTTTATCCCACTCCGTTGACGATGCATTACTCTCGTGTACTATATGGTAGGTTGTTTaacttaatgtgttctaacgtgttgaattaaattgcaagggagatactgtctatatgagcctgactgttggttgcagtctatgagatttgggtgctctctagtaagctcatgaaaaggcctgaagaatgacttatatgctccacaccgcggggtagcattcggcagcacagtaccagacaacaatttagtgaaggtctaacacagaaaactaacaattcaaggtttgtccattgttcagttgtgcgtgagcgaagctatttgtttaggtggatgtTCAAGCTTAACCGGTCTTCACTGAAACGctggtatatcaaaaacagagttttggatcaatggcaattttatgtgcttatgagatattgtgggggataattgcggagtcggttttggtttcctaaaccgaaccgccGCCTGcatgcctatataataagacgaccGCGGCCTCCGGACGTACCACGCCACAACCCTTGCCGtcgcccacgatccaatctcgttgttcgccGCCAACGTCTACTCCATCTagtcgactgcgtgcacagatcgccgacgaccgcggcctccggacgtaccacgccacaaccctagccgtcacgcccacgatccaatctcgctgTTCGtcgccaactgctactccatcccgttGACTGCGTGTacagatcgccgggagagcaggcctccggaaccccgaccttcgagatcctgtccgggagacggtcgataaggtttttggggagcgttatcacgcgactgctcgcttcttcacgtccctgtttcgtcggcatcttcatcaccaatggccgacgacctcggagatcccgcggctcaggctgccgctctagctccgcagcagcaggctgcccaactccaagcccaagcaactgctgctgcacaggcgcaatCGCAGACGCTGGCCGCTGgccaggaggtagtcaaggctgctgctgctgtcggcgtgaacatcgacgccgccggacttgtcaccgacctcaacaaacaaacacaagaaaagagtacaacACCGTACCAAAGGATTGATCTATTAGAGTTGATCCCATCCTGAAATACTTATCACATGCTAATAATCAAACTAattatggttgtgtgcatcgattgatgcagaggccagggaGTCTTCCCctttccgaaaaaaaaaatcaaactaaTCAGCCCAAACTAGTGTTTGCAGCAGAACTGTAGAACGCAATTCCACGAGAAATGCTAGTACGTAGATTCTACTGCACTTAAGAGGCCGTTATCTCGGAGGCTGCTGCCCCTGCCATCCTCTGCTCGGATGACTCGCCGATCACCCATTCCGTTGTTCCCACCGGTGAAGAGCCGGTGTTCATGTGTGAGCTCACGGGGCTCCCGCGGCCCATGGCGTTTTCCTCCTCCCCGGCCATCGGCATCTGGCTCACATCACCACGGCCATTCCTTGAGCCCTCAGCGATCCGTCTCGGCGTTTGGCCCGCGAATTCGCTGCCGTTCCTCAGGGACTCGTCGTTCGATGTCTTGAACGTGCGTGACTTGaggtccttctccttcctgtCGTAGTGCTGCAGCCACGCACACATCCTCCGAATTAACGCGCTCCGGTAGCCAAAGTGACCGGCGGCCTCGGCCTGCGCCTCCACGACCCGGACCTCCCCGCGCTCACGGTATGCGAAGGTGGCGAGGTAGAGCAGCAGCGTGAGGCTGGACACCAGGCCCGTGATGAGGAACAGCCCGCCGAAGCTCTCGAAGCTGAGGTTGGACGAGCTAGAGGAGCCGACAGCGGcggcactgctgctgctgccccggCAAGCACCGTCTTCCGGCTCCCCAAACCACGCCTTCTCGATCCGCGCCATCTTGTCCCCCTCGGCCAGCCTCAGTATCTCCCTCGACACGTCCGCCACCATGGGCGAGGCCCTCGGGAACACGAACCCGAACCCGTCCGTCTTGTACACGGGCCCCACCATCATGTACCCGTCGCAGTACTGCGACAGGAAGAGCTTCAGGTAAGGGATCTCGTCGAACACGGCGGCCACCCCGCCGTTCGCCGACCCCCTGGACAGCGCCTCTGCGTACTGCCCCTCCGTGCTGTACTTCTTCATCCTCCGCTCGTCGAAGCCCATCTTCTTGAGCAAGGGCTCGATGAAGGTGCCCTCCTGGTACCCGATGTAGTGCCCCCGCCTCTGCAGCTCCCTCACGTCCGTCACCATCGGCTGGAGTTTTTGGACCGTCAGCATTGATGTCAGGCTCGCCGTGTAGCTCGATGTCAGGATTAGCACCACGAACACCCATACGATCACCACCAACCTGGACAGGTTGTTCACCAGCTTCTCCTCTGCAAAACCATTCATTAATTCGACCGTTCAAGAATGGAAATTTGGCAGTTCAGAagagacatgcatgcatgactacGTACTGTGTGAGAAGACAAGGGTGGAGAAGGCGAAGTAGAAGATGAGGCCGAACTGCTGGGTGGGGGTTCCGCGGAACTTGTCGTTGACGCGGTGCTCGAGGACCCAGACGACGAAGCCGGTGAAGCAGAAGAAGGCGAAGCTGGCGAGCCAGAGGCTGGTGGTGAGCGGCTGCAGGAAGACCCACATGCAGGCCGACCCGGCGTCCTCCCGCACAGCCACGACCATGGCCCAGCCGGACTCCGTGAACGGCATCGTGTAGTCCACCCCGTTGTCCATCCGGCTCGCGGTGATCGTCACGTCGCCCACCACGACGTCCGCCTCTTCCCGCCGCACCAGGTCCACCAGCTTGTCATACGAGTCCGAACTGTCCGGGAACGGCACATACCTGTAGGCCACCGGGTACGCCAGGCTCCTCATCACCTCATCGAACACGTCGATGCAATAACCTGTAATTCTGGATGAGTTCTTGGGGTCGACGCCCACGAACTGCTTGAACCCACGCTTCACCGGCACGGCGACCCGGAGCACCGGCATGCCGTTGTGTGACGCGGGAGTCCAGCCTTTCGGGGTGGACAGCGTGTCGCCAGGCCACAGGATGTGTTTCAGTTTCAGCAGCTTGCTGCCCGAGGAGGACTCCGGCGGCATCCAGAGCCCCACCGTCCTGGTGCCTCTCCCGACAACGTTCACCACCTCGTACGCTGCCACCTGCAGCTGCCCGTCAACGAGCTTGAACTTCCCGGCCATCCCATCGAACCTCGTGTCCACCAACGCCTTGAGAAGCCTTGCTCCAGTCGCCGACACGCCCACCCAGTCCAGGTCCGGCTGCGGCGGTGTCGGCTGGAACGCCGATGAGCCGACCGCCTCGTCCGCGGCGGCAGCAATGGCCCACGCCGTGTCGTACGACCAAAGCCTCATTACCGTCGACTCATCATGGACAACATGTTCATCGTCGAGGTCCGGGTTGTCGTGCCGGAACCGCGCCCTGAACCTCGCTGCGAAGTTCCTCACCTCGCGCGTGCGCTTCACCTGAGGCCTGACGCTGACGACGCCCTGCATGGCCTCGAGGTCCTCCTGGGACAGGCTATCGACGAAGCTCCCCACCCCGTCAGTGGCGACCCAGACGTAGCCCTCCGACACCATGCCGGCCTCCCACGCGCGTGCGAACAGCCGCGCCGCGAGGGCGTACCTCGCGTGCACGATGACCACgcgcgtcggcgccgacgcgaGTGCGCGCAGCACGGCGTCGAGGCGGTCGTTGCCGGCGTCAACAGGCAAAGCAGCACGGTGCGTGATGGCTgccgcgctgccgctgccgccgctagCGGAGACGAGCGCGTCCGCGAGCGCCGGTAGAATGCCGGCGCCGTAAGGCGAGTCCTCATGCACGACGGCCACCGCGCGCCAGCCGAATGCGGCAAGGAACGCCGCGAGCGGGAGCGCCTGGAGGGAATCGTTGGCTGCGGTGCGGATGAAGAAGGGGGTCTGGGACGGGGACAGCGACGGTGAGGTGGCGGAGTAGGAAAGCACGGGGACGTGGGCCCTGCTGCCCAGGTGGGCCACGAACTCGGCTTCCGACGAGGTCTGGGGCCCGATGATGGCCTGCACCTGCGCGTTCTTGATCAGGTCCACCGCTGCAATCGCAGGAAGAGTTAGAAAGCTGGGCAGTTGGATTCTCTGGTTCGTTAAGGGCccaagaaagaagacaatTGACTCATTTTGTTGTTAAAAACTACAGCAATTGATGTGTCATGTGTGAGCGAAGGAGAGAGGGAAAGCTTAAGtaccggcggaggcggcgccgacgacgtcCCCGGAGGAGTCCCTGAAATGGAGCTCCACCTTGGCGGGCGAACCGGGGTGCGCCGCGTAGTAGTCCTCCACGGCCATCTCAATGcccgtccgccgcctccgcgacACTGGCGACGCCCAGTTCAGTATCACCCCGACGCGGACAGGCACCGGCACCGGAGCGCCCTCCTGCGCCGCGGCCACCACATGCAGGCTCCCTTGCTGCTGCCCGACCACCGAGGACACAAGGAAGCAGAAGAGCGGGAcgaagagagaagaagaggacgtCCCCGGATGCTTCCCCATGATCATCAGTCAGTATGTGCGTGCTTATCAGTGCTACTGCTGCATCGATCGGTCAGAGCCCGGCTGCTCTAAGCTCGGTTTGGATGGTGTGCTCGTGCGTGAATGATCTGAGCTAAGCGGAGAAACCTGAGATACTAGTTATAGGAAGTTTAGCCCGCATCCGGACGCGCTGCCTTATCGTAGTTTATATGCGATCCATGGAATGCGGCCGGCATCTCTGCCTCACACATGCACGCCACGCCACGCACCCATCGAGAGTTGCTGCGAACCTCGGTCGATCTGGTTAATTCATCGTTATCTGCGACGCAGACTGATCGATGTACCGGAAACTTTGTATTTTTGCTCGTGGGCTCTTCGACTTACCTGGCTGCGTTACGGCCTGTGGCTGTGGGGTAGCAGGAGCGGTACAAGACGACAGGTGAATGGCACTCCATCAGGATCAGGTCCCAGAGTCGGTCGTACGTCCTCTAACCGCAAGTTTTTATTTTCAGGCACCAATGATGGTGAGAAGTTTGTCCATCCAAAcattcaaaacaaaaaggttCAAACAAATTTGTCCATCCAATTAGTGGAGTATTCATCATCTTAGGGCTCATTTGGTTACCGGTAAAAATACAATATTCCCTCGAAACGGCCGGACTCATCTTAAACTCCGCGCgcgatatttttcttttgggatCAACCGTTCTGTTTTTCTACAGCGTGTACAGAGGACGAGACAGTATAACGGACAAGGCTTGGATTACTTTTCCTGCTCTTCAGGAAGATTGTCGGTCCGTCAGTCCGGCTGTCCGCTGCGCTTGCGTATTTTACTGTTAAGCTTGGCAATTTGGACGCTGCTACCTCTGTTAAGGACTTACGGAGCTGCTTCGTTACGCACGGCAGCTGACTAAACAGTCAACAACACGGCTCCGGCCTCACGCGTTAGCGAATGCGTGTGTCAGTCAAGTCGCGTCCCTCTGTTACTAATTCGAATCTAGTGACTGTTAATGACACAGTTCCGTATCCAGAAATTGGGGTGGTAAGAAATGTGTTTCAGCAACTACTCCGGCATGCCTGGACGAGCCAGATAATTATACCACGATATTCACTTCATTTGGTGTTTCAGCAACTGAAAATTCACGGGCATAGTTGCATGACCATCGAACAAAGATAATCTTTGATGATAGAGCAGTTTAAAACTTTAAATAGCTAATTATGGTTTTCAGACAATCCCAAGAGTTTTTCCATCAGTACAAGCATAGTAGTCCTACTAAGAAAGGATTGCTTGCAAACATACGCCTCCGCCACAAGCATTCTCTAGCAAAGCAGGCGCTGCTTGGCTGGTAATTTCTCAGCTCGTACGTGCGCCTTCGACGACCAGAGAACAAAGCCATGTCGGCGGTCGGCAGCATCCAACTCCATCGAGATTTTCATGTGTACCTCGCCCTGGATTTCTGcggcgaagaaaacaagatCTGTAAGTGAAAAATCGCATGCTGTGAAAATGATAGGATCGATCTCGTGTCTCGTCCTATGGAAATCATGAGCGATTTTTATACCCCAGAGCGTGACCCGCCGCCTATACGGAGGGCACCCATTTCCATATTGAGCACATTCTCTACTTCATCCAGCTCGATGACGGCCTTGATGATAGCGCGCGAGAGGTCGTTGTCGTCGTTGGCGTTGAAGAAGCAGCCTCTGTCCTTCGCATCCGCCACAATCTTCTGCCAGATCGTCTTGCTGCTCACCAATGTAGTCGCGTTGCCTAGGATCCAGAGGCAGTGCCTGCGAAACACgcacaacacaacacaaaaTTAACAATCACGCACTTCACCAAGATAGAACAAACCAGCCGGGAGGGAGTGGGAGAATGGACTCACTTGGCCCTCGTCAGCGCGACGTTGGTGCGGTTCACGTTGTTGAGGAAGCCGACGGACCCGGCGGCGTTGCTCCGCACGgtggagatgatgatgatgtcctcCTCGGCGCCCTGGAACCCGTCCACGGACCGGACCTTCACGGAGAACTCCCCGGGGCGCACCTCGTACGTTTTGCCGAGCTTCTCCTGGATGGCGCGCACCTGGCCCTTGTACGGCGACACCACGCCCACGCTGAGCTTCCTCCTTGTCTCCATACACTCTGCGTCCACAGCCCATTCACGAGAGAACGCAGATTAAAAGGGAAGGGAAACAACAAACTTTGATCGATGCATGTGCTACTCACTGGCGATGAACTCGCCTGCGTACGTACCTTTGAACAATCTTTGCACGATCCGGGTCACCGCGGCCACCTCGATGGTGTTGACGAGGCTCTTGTCGAACTTGCCGGTGCTCTCCTTTCCACCCTCGATGTTGATGAACGAGTAGGACCCGTACATTGGGCCCGTAAGGTGCTTCCTCTCGTAGTCTCTTTTCAGGACGTTCTCGCCATCGGTGATCCTGCTCTCGTAGAAGCTCGACACCGGGAACTTGCTTATCCCCGGGTGCATCCTGTACTGCACGTCTAGCAGGTGCTTTGGGTGCCCCAGTGAACTCAGCCTCTCGAAGAGGCTCCTACCGAAGCAGGCGTCCTCACAGACCTGCAAGAGCAAAACGTCGAATCAACAGaaattgtgaaatcatatgtgatgtgtaacattggcaagtgttttagatgaaacattgatgtggatactttgaataatatggatatttaagtgatgacatgtatcttgtttggacttagtgctttgctagtggtgtgctgatccattagtttcttatgtgaaaacatggtgtgagttgtgtgaaacttaccctgagtcaagtcgtgtacttatgctcgtactggttatttgtgtgttcgctttcaggtgttgtcGGAGGTagaagaacgtggtcgatgacgggatcgagagacgaagcttgggaagctgaggtcgaggatcaaggtcatgcgggacgttcgtgcgaaggaacaatggaagtgaagactacgatgatccgggagggcaccggtttgtcgtatgttgtttatgaaggggcgcgtagagataaacaaaaaacttttcctacgcgaactcccaagatctagccgaggtagaaggccacgaggattaccactagacgcgcagttgcggattatcgatgcggcgccttgatgcagtgcagtccctcgatccgatccagccgatccaatcccacgatcgtcgaagtgctgaacgtacagcacctctgccggtatccacacgtgcgaggaggagctccggcggcggactgctaggtccggtgcgacggttgaactgaatcgggttagggttctcaacgcatgagagtggaaaaaaccgtgccccttaggcatcccacgcccctgcttatatatcgagtggaagtgggctccaagccttgtg includes:
- the LOC100828908 gene encoding glutamate receptor 2.7 codes for the protein MIMGKHPGTSSSSLFVPLFCFLVSSVVGQQQGSLHVVAAAQEGAPVPVPVRVGVILNWASPVSRRRRTGIEMAVEDYYAAHPGSPAKVELHFRDSSGDVVGAASAAVDLIKNAQVQAIIGPQTSSEAEFVAHLGSRAHVPVLSYSATSPSLSPSQTPFFIRTAANDSLQALPLAAFLAAFGWRAVAVVHEDSPYGAGILPALADALVSASGGSGSAAAITHRAALPVDAGNDRLDAVLRALASAPTRVVIVHARYALAARLFARAWEAGMVSEGYVWVATDGVGSFVDSLSQEDLEAMQGVVSVRPQVKRTREVRNFAARFRARFRHDNPDLDDEHVVHDESTVMRLWSYDTAWAIAAAADEAVGSSAFQPTPPQPDLDWVGVSATGARLLKALVDTRFDGMAGKFKLVDGQLQVAAYEVVNVVGRGTRTVGLWMPPESSSGSKLLKLKHILWPGDTLSTPKGWTPASHNGMPVLRVAVPVKRGFKQFVGVDPKNSSRITGYCIDVFDEVMRSLAYPVAYRYVPFPDSSDSYDKLVDLVRREEADVVVGDVTITASRMDNGVDYTMPFTESGWAMVVAVREDAGSACMWVFLQPLTTSLWLASFAFFCFTGFVVWVLEHRVNDKFRGTPTQQFGLIFYFAFSTLVFSHKEKLVNNLSRLVVIVWVFVVLILTSSYTASLTSMLTVQKLQPMVTDVRELQRRGHYIGYQEGTFIEPLLKKMGFDERRMKKYSTEGQYAEALSRGSANGGVAAVFDEIPYLKLFLSQYCDGYMMVGPVYKTDGFGFVFPRASPMVADVSREILRLAEGDKMARIEKAWFGEPEDGACRGSSSSAAAVGSSSSSNLSFESFGGLFLITGLVSSLTLLLYLATFAYRERGEVRVVEAQAEAAGHFGYRSALIRRMCAWLQHYDRKEKDLKSRTFKTSNDESLRNGSEFAGQTPRRIAEGSRNGRGDVSQMPMAGEEENAMGRGSPVSSHMNTGSSPVGTTEWVIGESSEQRMAGAAASEITAS